In Paenibacillus hexagrammi, the following are encoded in one genomic region:
- the infA gene encoding translation initiation factor IF-1: MAKEDVIEVEGTVIEPLPNAMFKVELENGHKILAHVSGKIRMHFIRILPGDKVTVELSPYDLTRGRITYRFK, translated from the coding sequence GTGGCCAAAGAAGATGTAATTGAAGTAGAAGGTACAGTGATTGAACCTCTTCCGAATGCAATGTTTAAGGTTGAATTGGAAAATGGTCATAAAATCCTAGCCCATGTCTCCGGTAAAATCAGAATGCACTTTATTCGTATTTTGCCTGGTGATAAGGTTACCGTAGAATTATCGCCTTATGATTTAACAAGAGGCCGTATAACCTACCGATTTAAATAA